In Streptomyces sp. NBC_00306, a single genomic region encodes these proteins:
- a CDS encoding MFS transporter: MPETELAAVRRRITAVLVASQILGGLGVATGIALAVVLAQQVSGTEALAGLAPTATVAGTALMSVPLAALMTARGRRPGLVLAYLIGALGAGVVVLGAVMDNFVVLLVGMAAFGASSSANLQARFAAADLAVPERRGRAISNVVWATTIGAVLGPNIAAPAGRSVAGAGIPATAGPFVWAAGVFLIAAVMVLVLLRPDPLLTARALSPADRSPEGRSLRAGVQAVRESPMARLALVTVALSHTSMVSIMSMTPVALSHHGAGIELIGLVISGHIAGMYAFSPVMGWLADRVGRLAVIGLAVGLLSVAALLAGTAGASHVQTAVGLFLLGLGWSAGVVSGSALLTDSVPQPARAAAQGLSDLAMSATAGLGGAAAGLIVAQAGYGWLNLVGACLLLPMAALTIRRSIR; this comes from the coding sequence ATGCCCGAGACCGAGCTGGCGGCCGTGCGGCGGCGCATCACCGCCGTGCTCGTCGCCAGTCAGATCCTCGGCGGGCTCGGAGTCGCCACCGGCATCGCGCTCGCCGTCGTGCTGGCGCAGCAGGTGAGCGGCACCGAGGCGCTGGCCGGCCTCGCGCCGACCGCAACCGTCGCGGGGACGGCGCTGATGTCCGTGCCGCTGGCCGCACTGATGACGGCCAGGGGACGGCGGCCGGGGCTGGTCCTCGCGTATCTGATCGGCGCTCTCGGTGCGGGCGTCGTCGTGCTCGGCGCCGTCATGGACAACTTCGTGGTGCTGCTGGTGGGCATGGCCGCGTTCGGCGCCTCCTCGTCGGCCAATCTCCAGGCGAGGTTCGCCGCCGCGGATCTGGCCGTGCCCGAGCGGCGTGGCCGTGCCATCTCGAACGTGGTGTGGGCGACCACGATCGGTGCGGTCCTCGGCCCCAACATCGCGGCGCCCGCGGGCCGTAGCGTCGCCGGTGCCGGCATACCGGCCACAGCCGGTCCGTTCGTCTGGGCCGCCGGAGTGTTCCTCATCGCGGCGGTCATGGTCCTGGTGCTGCTGCGGCCCGACCCGCTGCTGACCGCCCGTGCGCTGTCGCCCGCCGACCGGTCCCCAGAGGGCCGATCTCTGCGGGCCGGGGTGCAGGCCGTGCGCGAGTCCCCCATGGCCCGGCTCGCGCTGGTGACCGTCGCCCTTTCGCACACATCCATGGTGTCGATCATGTCGATGACACCTGTGGCTCTCAGCCACCACGGCGCCGGCATAGAACTGATCGGGCTCGTCATCAGCGGCCATATCGCGGGCATGTACGCGTTCTCGCCGGTGATGGGCTGGCTGGCGGACCGGGTCGGCCGGCTCGCGGTGATCGGACTCGCCGTCGGTCTGCTGTCGGTGGCCGCGCTGCTCGCCGGCACGGCGGGTGCGAGCCACGTCCAGACCGCCGTGGGGCTCTTCCTGCTGGGACTCGGCTGGTCGGCGGGCGTGGTCTCCGGTTCGGCGCTGCTGACCGACTCGGTGCCGCAGCCTGCCCGGGCCGCCGCCCAGGGCCTCTCCGATCTGGCGATGAGCGCCACCGCCGGGCTCGGCGGCGCGGCCGCGGGCCTGATCGTCGCCCAGGCGGGCTACGGCTGGCTGAACCTGGTCGGAGCCTGTCTGCTGCTCCCGATGGCGGCCCTGACGATCCGCAGGTCGATCCGCTGA
- a CDS encoding chaplin, translating to MRQLHRKGLATVMLTGGALALTGHAYADAGADGAAAGSPGVLAGNTVQLPVHVPVNVCGNTINVVGLLNPAAGNSCENTSQDDGRRAGHGSKGATAEGGRKDSPGVLSGNGIQLPVDVPVNVTGNSVNVVGIGNASVGNSSSNNPGQPPAQPRPVTPPRPAPPKPVERADAPLPETDVELAHTGSGPMGYAVPTSAALLLGGAMLYRRARRGGA from the coding sequence ATGAGGCAGCTTCACCGAAAGGGTCTGGCCACCGTGATGCTCACGGGTGGCGCGCTCGCGCTGACGGGACACGCGTACGCCGACGCCGGGGCGGACGGCGCCGCGGCCGGTTCACCCGGTGTGCTCGCCGGCAACACGGTGCAGCTTCCGGTACACGTCCCGGTCAATGTGTGCGGCAACACGATCAACGTCGTCGGGCTGCTCAATCCGGCCGCCGGCAATTCCTGCGAGAACACCTCGCAGGACGACGGCCGGCGTGCCGGACACGGCTCGAAGGGAGCCACCGCAGAGGGTGGCAGAAAGGATTCCCCGGGCGTCCTGTCCGGCAACGGCATCCAGCTTCCGGTCGATGTGCCGGTCAACGTCACGGGGAACTCAGTGAACGTGGTCGGTATCGGCAACGCCTCCGTGGGCAACTCCTCCTCCAACAACCCCGGGCAGCCGCCCGCTCAGCCGCGCCCCGTCACCCCGCCCAGGCCCGCCCCGCCCAAGCCGGTCGAACGCGCCGACGCACCGCTGCCCGAGACGGACGTCGAGCTCGCCCACACCGGCTCCGGACCGATGGGCTACGCGGTTCCCACGAGCGCCGCACTGCTGCTCGGCGGAGCGATGCTCTACCGGCGGGCACGCCGCGGCGGGGCCTGA
- a CDS encoding D-2-hydroxyacid dehydrogenase family protein, translating into MTLHCAVLDDYQAVALSLADWSAVAGDVEVRSHARHLASEDEVADAVGDCEILVAMRERTPFTASLFARLPRLRLLITSGMRNASIDLEAAARHGVTVCGTASSSEPPAELTWALILGLARHVVEENVALRGNGPWQSTVGADLYGRRLALLGLGKIGVKVARVGQAFGMDVMAWSENLTDERAAEHGVVRAASLDELLEAGDFVSVHLQLGDRTRGLIGENELRRMRSTAYLVNTSRAAIVDQSALVRALHEGWIAGAGSDVFAAEPLPADDPLRDAPNFLGLPHLGYVTRRNYEGYFTQAVEDIAAYLAGSPVRRLT; encoded by the coding sequence ATGACGCTGCACTGTGCCGTGCTCGACGACTACCAGGCGGTCGCGCTCTCCCTGGCCGACTGGTCGGCCGTCGCGGGCGACGTCGAAGTCCGTTCCCACGCCCGCCATCTGGCCTCCGAGGACGAGGTCGCCGACGCCGTCGGCGACTGCGAGATCCTCGTCGCGATGCGCGAACGCACCCCTTTCACCGCCTCGTTGTTCGCCCGCCTGCCCCGGCTGCGGCTGCTGATCACCTCCGGCATGCGCAATGCGTCCATCGACCTGGAGGCCGCCGCCCGGCACGGCGTCACCGTCTGCGGCACCGCCAGCAGCTCGGAGCCTCCCGCCGAACTGACCTGGGCGCTGATCCTCGGTCTCGCCCGCCATGTCGTCGAGGAGAACGTGGCCTTGCGCGGCAACGGGCCCTGGCAGTCGACCGTCGGCGCCGACCTGTACGGCCGCCGGCTCGCCCTCCTCGGGCTGGGAAAGATCGGCGTCAAGGTCGCCCGCGTGGGACAGGCCTTCGGTATGGACGTCATGGCCTGGAGCGAGAATCTCACCGACGAACGGGCCGCGGAGCACGGCGTCGTCCGCGCGGCCTCGCTCGACGAACTCCTCGAAGCAGGCGACTTCGTCTCCGTCCATCTCCAGCTCGGTGACCGCACCCGCGGGCTGATCGGGGAGAACGAGCTGCGGCGCATGCGGTCCACGGCCTATCTCGTCAACACCTCACGCGCGGCGATCGTCGACCAGTCCGCGCTGGTGCGGGCGCTGCACGAGGGATGGATCGCCGGAGCGGGATCGGACGTGTTCGCGGCCGAGCCGCTGCCGGCCGACGATCCGCTGCGTGACGCACCGAACTTCCTCGGCCTGCCGCACCTCGGCTATGTCACCCGGCGCAACTACGAGGGCTACTTCACCCAGGCGGTCGAGGACATCGCGGCGTATCTCGCGGGCAGCCCGGTCCGCCGGCTCACCTGA
- a CDS encoding carbohydrate kinase family protein, producing the protein MPAGALLVIGDVVTDVVARHAAPLSHGTDTAAEILILPGGAGANVACWAARRGCADVRLLGRVGRAEAGWHEERLRSAGVRPLLVPDDGAPTATVIALVDASAERTFLTDSGAVLRISPADWSPSLLDGVGHLHISGYLLFAESSRELARLAMASARARGVPVSLDPASAGFIRGAGAPEVLAELDDVDVLVPNADEACLLTGLTDPADAAARLSRRVPLTVVTLGAGGALVAESGEITARVPAPRASAVDSTGAGDAFTGTFLAARLAGADPASAAAEGCRAGAEAVTLIGGRPAQPVPPHAG; encoded by the coding sequence GTGCCCGCGGGCGCGCTGCTCGTCATCGGGGACGTCGTCACCGACGTCGTCGCACGTCATGCGGCACCGCTCAGCCACGGCACGGACACAGCGGCCGAGATCCTCATCCTGCCGGGCGGCGCGGGTGCCAACGTGGCCTGCTGGGCAGCGCGCCGGGGCTGCGCCGACGTACGTCTCCTCGGCCGGGTCGGCCGCGCGGAGGCCGGCTGGCACGAGGAGCGGCTGCGGTCCGCCGGGGTCCGCCCGCTGCTCGTCCCCGACGACGGGGCGCCGACCGCCACGGTCATCGCGCTGGTCGACGCGAGCGCGGAGCGCACGTTCCTCACCGACAGCGGCGCGGTCCTGCGCATCTCACCCGCCGACTGGTCGCCGTCGCTGCTGGACGGCGTCGGGCATCTGCACATCTCCGGCTATCTGCTCTTCGCCGAGTCCAGCCGAGAGCTCGCGCGTCTCGCCATGGCCTCGGCGCGTGCCCGGGGCGTCCCGGTGAGCCTGGACCCGGCCTCGGCGGGCTTCATCCGCGGTGCCGGCGCACCGGAGGTGCTGGCGGAACTCGACGACGTGGACGTCCTCGTCCCCAACGCGGACGAGGCGTGCCTCCTCACGGGTCTGACCGATCCGGCGGACGCGGCGGCACGGCTCAGCCGCCGGGTTCCGCTGACCGTCGTCACTCTGGGCGCCGGGGGCGCGCTGGTGGCCGAGTCCGGTGAGATCACGGCCCGCGTTCCGGCGCCGCGGGCCAGTGCGGTCGACTCGACGGGCGCGGGCGACGCCTTCACGGGCACGTTCCTGGCGGCGCGGCTCGCCGGGGCGGACCCTGCGAGTGCGGCGGCCGAGGGCTGCCGGGCCGGCGCGGAGGCGGTGACGCTGATCGGCGGCCGGCCGGCTCAGCCCGTCCCGCCCCACGCGGGATGA
- a CDS encoding pseudouridine-5'-phosphate glycosidase, protein MQLTEMTEEVREALATHRPVVALESTIIAHGLPRPRNLAVAEELEGLVRSEGAVPATIAVLDGRVHIGLDKRQLDRVAGDDDVRKLGHRDLAPALASGASGATTVSATAFLASRAGIRVFATGGLGGVHREWTHSQDESADLRVLAQTPIAVVCAGVKSVLDVPATLQRLETLGVGILGYGTDRFPGFYLTSSGEPVDWTVHSPGEVAEVIRAREALGGPESSLIVANPVAESDQLDPALHDRVLREALDECTERGIVGQAVTPFLLEFLMQRTEGASLEANIAAVRGNVRLAARIAAAL, encoded by the coding sequence ATGCAGCTCACCGAGATGACCGAGGAAGTACGGGAAGCACTCGCCACCCACCGGCCCGTCGTGGCCCTGGAGTCGACGATCATCGCGCACGGGCTGCCGCGTCCGCGCAATCTGGCCGTCGCCGAGGAACTGGAAGGGCTCGTACGGTCCGAGGGGGCCGTCCCCGCCACGATCGCCGTCCTGGACGGACGGGTCCACATCGGCCTGGACAAGCGGCAGTTGGACCGCGTCGCCGGGGACGACGACGTGCGCAAGCTCGGGCACCGGGACCTCGCACCGGCGCTGGCCTCGGGAGCCTCGGGGGCGACGACGGTGTCGGCGACGGCCTTTCTCGCCTCGCGGGCCGGTATCCGGGTCTTCGCGACGGGCGGGCTCGGCGGGGTGCACCGCGAGTGGACGCACTCCCAGGACGAGTCCGCGGATCTTCGGGTGCTGGCCCAGACACCGATCGCGGTGGTGTGCGCGGGGGTGAAGTCGGTGCTGGACGTTCCCGCGACGCTGCAACGGCTGGAGACCCTGGGTGTCGGGATCCTCGGCTACGGGACGGATCGTTTCCCCGGCTTCTATCTCACCTCCTCCGGGGAGCCGGTCGACTGGACGGTCCACTCCCCCGGTGAGGTCGCCGAGGTGATCCGCGCCCGGGAAGCGCTCGGCGGGCCGGAGTCCTCACTGATCGTCGCCAATCCGGTAGCGGAGTCGGACCAGCTGGATCCGGCGCTGCACGACCGCGTGCTCCGCGAGGCGCTGGACGAGTGCACGGAGCGGGGCATCGTGGGTCAGGCGGTGACGCCGTTCCTGCTGGAGTTCCTGATGCAGCGGACCGAGGGCGCGTCGCTGGAGGCCAACATCGCGGCGGTGCGCGGGAATGTGCGGCTGGCGGCGCGGATCGCGGCGGCCCTGTGA
- a CDS encoding DUF7873 family protein — translation MAKLNQIIAVEKGVKSKTHQDLTAAHHGLQKPALLAGISRTYQPKDEEGEQLPPESTRVQVKAEDVLRDTAKTLTRLFDVTATKDWANCTARADVTVDGRVLVSDVPVAYLLFLEKQLTDINTFVRKLPVLDASESWTQDPSTDAWKTEAVRTLRTKKVPRNHVKAEATEKHPAQVEVYYEDIPVGYWTTVKFSGALPARRVNELLERVEKLQQAVKFAREEANGAEVTDERVGDAVFGYLFG, via the coding sequence GTGGCGAAACTCAATCAGATCATCGCAGTGGAGAAGGGCGTCAAGTCCAAGACGCACCAGGACCTGACGGCCGCTCACCACGGGCTCCAGAAGCCCGCGTTGCTCGCCGGCATCTCGCGTACGTACCAGCCCAAGGACGAGGAAGGGGAGCAGCTTCCTCCCGAGTCCACGCGGGTCCAGGTCAAGGCCGAGGACGTGCTGCGCGACACGGCGAAGACGCTGACGCGGCTGTTCGACGTGACCGCCACCAAGGACTGGGCGAACTGCACCGCGCGCGCCGATGTGACGGTGGACGGGCGGGTGCTCGTGAGTGATGTACCGGTGGCGTACCTCCTGTTCCTGGAGAAGCAGCTGACGGACATCAACACCTTCGTGCGCAAGCTGCCCGTGCTGGACGCGTCGGAGTCGTGGACGCAGGACCCGTCGACGGACGCGTGGAAGACCGAGGCGGTCCGCACGCTGCGGACCAAGAAGGTGCCCCGCAACCATGTGAAGGCCGAGGCGACCGAGAAGCACCCGGCCCAGGTCGAGGTCTACTACGAGGACATCCCGGTCGGTTACTGGACGACGGTGAAGTTCTCCGGCGCGCTGCCGGCCCGGCGGGTGAACGAACTGCTGGAGCGGGTGGAGAAGTTGCAGCAGGCCGTGAAGTTCGCGCGCGAGGAGGCCAACGGCGCGGAGGTCACCGACGAGCGCGTGGGTGACGCGGTGTTCGGCTACCTGTTCGGGTAG
- a CDS encoding DUF3574 domain-containing protein encodes MPTSKQRSLLAAAGAVAAVLTLAAPSATSALDGPEPKAAEATAVPAAVTEMPAAVTEVPAGAVGATATAGSAYVETRLFFGTERPDGGPDVTDEQFMAFVDRSVTPGFPDGLTVQDGRGQWRDANGTIERERSYELTLLYPASQARARGPLIERIREAYRAAYGQESVARLDEATLADF; translated from the coding sequence GTGCCCACCTCGAAGCAGCGCTCACTGCTGGCCGCCGCCGGTGCCGTTGCCGCCGTGCTGACCCTGGCGGCGCCCTCCGCCACCTCGGCACTCGACGGCCCGGAGCCGAAGGCGGCCGAAGCGACGGCAGTACCGGCCGCGGTGACGGAAATGCCGGCCGCGGTGACGGAGGTACCGGCCGGGGCGGTCGGGGCGACCGCGACGGCGGGAAGCGCCTACGTCGAGACCCGGCTCTTCTTCGGTACGGAGCGTCCCGACGGCGGGCCCGATGTCACCGACGAGCAGTTCATGGCCTTCGTCGACCGCAGTGTCACCCCGGGCTTCCCGGACGGGCTGACGGTCCAGGACGGCCGCGGGCAGTGGCGGGACGCCAACGGCACCATCGAGAGGGAGCGGTCGTACGAGCTGACGCTGCTGTACCCGGCGTCGCAGGCCCGTGCCCGCGGGCCGTTGATCGAGCGGATCCGCGAGGCGTACCGGGCGGCATACGGGCAGGAGTCGGTGGCCCGCCTCGACGAGGCGACCCTCGCCGACTTCTGA
- a CDS encoding cytochrome P450 family protein encodes MTMDDPASELLTDPYAVYARLRETAPVQRITGPDGSPAWIVTRYEDVRQALADPRLSLDKRHALPGSYRGFALPPALDANLLTMDPPDHTRIRRFVTQAFTARRIEELRTPVRRIADELLDAVAPHGRADLVAAYAAPLPIAVICELLGVPPHSRRDFRDWTDALVAPDPAQPGRAKQAIGSMLGFFHELLAHKRAEPADDLLSALIAVREEGEDRLSEDELTSLAFLILFAGYENTVQLIGNATLALLRHPDELAALRADPTRIGSAVEELARYDGPALLAIRRFPVEDVTIGGVTVPAGETVLLSLASADRDSARFPEPDRLDLSRDTAGHLALGHGIHYCLGAPLARLETGVALGALLERFPRLALDTAESELRRRPSARARGLIALPVRFGES; translated from the coding sequence ATGACCATGGACGATCCGGCGAGCGAGCTGCTGACCGACCCCTACGCCGTCTACGCCCGCCTGCGGGAGACCGCCCCCGTCCAACGGATCACCGGGCCAGACGGCTCGCCCGCCTGGATCGTCACGCGCTACGAGGACGTACGGCAGGCGCTCGCTGATCCCCGGCTCTCCCTCGACAAGCGGCATGCGCTGCCCGGTAGTTACCGGGGCTTCGCCCTGCCGCCCGCCCTGGACGCCAACCTGCTCACCATGGATCCGCCGGACCACACACGGATCCGGCGCTTCGTCACCCAGGCGTTCACCGCGCGCCGGATCGAGGAACTGCGCACACCGGTCCGGCGCATCGCCGACGAGCTGCTCGACGCCGTCGCCCCGCACGGCCGGGCGGACCTGGTCGCCGCCTACGCCGCTCCGCTGCCGATCGCCGTCATCTGCGAACTCCTCGGAGTACCGCCGCACTCCCGCCGCGACTTCCGCGACTGGACCGACGCCCTCGTCGCCCCCGACCCCGCACAGCCCGGCCGGGCCAAGCAGGCCATCGGCAGCATGCTCGGCTTCTTCCACGAGCTGCTCGCCCACAAGCGTGCCGAACCGGCGGACGATCTGCTCTCCGCGCTGATCGCGGTACGGGAGGAGGGTGAAGACCGGCTCAGTGAGGACGAGTTGACGTCGCTCGCCTTTCTCATCCTCTTCGCCGGCTACGAGAACACCGTCCAGCTGATCGGCAACGCGACACTCGCCCTGCTCCGGCACCCCGACGAACTCGCCGCACTGCGGGCCGATCCGACGCGGATCGGCTCCGCCGTCGAGGAGCTGGCCCGGTACGACGGCCCGGCCCTGCTGGCCATCCGCCGCTTCCCGGTCGAGGACGTGACCATCGGCGGAGTGACCGTTCCGGCGGGCGAGACGGTTTTGCTGTCCCTGGCGTCCGCAGACCGCGACTCCGCCCGCTTTCCGGAGCCGGACCGGCTCGACCTGAGCCGTGACACCGCGGGGCATCTCGCGCTCGGCCACGGCATCCACTACTGCCTCGGAGCACCGCTCGCCCGCCTCGAAACCGGCGTCGCACTCGGCGCGCTGCTGGAGCGTTTCCCCCGGCTGGCGCTCGACACCGCCGAGAGCGAGCTGCGCCGGCGGCCGTCCGCCCGTGCCCGGGGGCTCATCGCGCTGCCCGTCCGCTTCGGAGAGTCGTGA
- a CDS encoding glycerophosphodiester phosphodiesterase, whose translation MYARPVAATAAAVLGVGAALLSPPAAAAGPSPAETAGRHGEPIVFAHRGASAYAPENTLAAVDLAADMGFAWVENDVQRTKDGELVVVHDDSLARTTDVEQRFPARSPWKVKDFTAAEIATLDAGSWFGPKWSGARVPTLKQYLNRVEHNGQKLLLEIKKPELYPGIEKDTLRVLRQEGWLDRGHVRCRLVIQSFGAASVREVHRQRPDVTTGFLGTPAVADLPSYAAYTDQINPTYSTLTADYVTAVHRLKGAHGKRLQVNTWTVDDAANAERVAGYGVDGIITNKPDVVADAVG comes from the coding sequence CTGCCGCCGCCGTCCTGGGAGTCGGAGCGGCCCTGCTGTCCCCTCCGGCGGCCGCCGCCGGCCCGAGCCCCGCCGAGACCGCGGGCCGGCACGGCGAACCGATCGTCTTCGCCCACCGAGGTGCTTCCGCGTACGCCCCGGAGAACACCCTCGCGGCCGTGGACCTCGCCGCCGACATGGGCTTCGCCTGGGTCGAGAACGACGTCCAGCGCACCAAGGACGGTGAACTCGTCGTCGTCCACGACGACTCACTGGCCCGCACCACGGACGTCGAGCAGCGGTTCCCCGCACGGTCGCCCTGGAAGGTCAAGGACTTCACGGCCGCCGAGATCGCGACGCTGGACGCGGGCAGCTGGTTCGGCCCCAAGTGGTCGGGCGCCCGGGTGCCGACCCTGAAGCAGTACCTGAACCGCGTCGAGCACAACGGCCAGAAGCTGCTGCTCGAGATCAAGAAGCCCGAGCTCTACCCCGGCATCGAGAAGGACACCCTGCGCGTGCTGCGCCAGGAGGGTTGGCTCGACCGCGGGCACGTCCGCTGCCGCCTCGTGATCCAGAGCTTCGGGGCGGCCAGTGTGCGGGAGGTGCACCGTCAGCGCCCCGACGTCACCACCGGATTCCTGGGCACGCCCGCGGTGGCCGATCTGCCGTCGTACGCGGCGTACACCGACCAGATCAACCCGACGTACAGCACCCTCACCGCCGACTACGTGACCGCCGTCCACCGGCTCAAGGGGGCGCACGGCAAGCGGCTCCAGGTGAACACCTGGACCGTGGACGACGCGGCGAACGCCGAACGGGTCGCCGGGTACGGCGTCGACGGCATCATCACCAACAAGCCCGACGTGGTGGCGGACGCGGTGGGCTGA
- a CDS encoding methylated-DNA--[protein]-cysteine S-methyltransferase, with protein sequence MKSFEWTVVSTDIGPLLVAATEQGLVSVVFHADAGIRDRALGQLAGRLGAEPVEDATGRLKEPVRQLTEYFAGGLREFTLPLDWSLSGGFNREVLRELAAGVPFGTVVGYGDLASRVGQPGAAQAVGAAMGSNPLPVVVPCHRVVETDGKLGGFGGGLETKRKLLALEGVLPEPLF encoded by the coding sequence ATGAAGAGCTTCGAGTGGACCGTCGTGAGCACGGACATCGGGCCCCTGCTGGTCGCCGCGACCGAGCAGGGCCTGGTGAGCGTCGTCTTCCACGCGGACGCGGGCATACGCGACCGGGCGCTCGGGCAGCTGGCCGGGCGCCTGGGCGCCGAGCCGGTCGAGGACGCGACCGGCAGGCTGAAGGAGCCGGTGCGCCAGCTGACGGAGTACTTCGCGGGCGGCCTGCGGGAGTTCACGCTGCCGCTCGACTGGTCGCTGTCGGGCGGCTTCAACCGTGAGGTGCTGCGCGAGCTCGCCGCCGGCGTCCCCTTCGGCACGGTCGTCGGCTACGGCGACCTGGCGTCCCGGGTGGGCCAGCCGGGTGCCGCCCAGGCCGTGGGGGCGGCCATGGGGTCCAATCCGCTGCCGGTGGTGGTGCCCTGCCACCGCGTGGTGGAGACCGACGGCAAGCTGGGGGGCTTCGGCGGCGGTCTGGAGACGAAGCGGAAGCTGCTGGCCCTGGAGGGGGTTCTGCCGGAGCCGCTGTTCTGA
- a CDS encoding uridine kinase, translated as MRLEAITWERLTEAVADTVTAVEAEDGSPWLRVAVDGAGGAPGGEFARRVEEALRLRGRSALVVGTEGFLRPASLRLEYGREDPDSYYSGWFDTGALWREVFGPLEAGGSGLVLPDLWDPATDRATRSPRVRLPPGGVLLLHGPFLLGHWFPFDLTVHLQLSPGALRRRTPESEQWTLPAFQRYEDEVGPAGAADVLVRVDDPRHPAWGGTG; from the coding sequence GTGCGACTCGAAGCGATCACCTGGGAGCGGCTGACCGAGGCCGTGGCGGACACGGTCACGGCGGTCGAGGCCGAGGACGGCAGCCCGTGGCTGCGCGTCGCCGTGGACGGCGCCGGCGGGGCGCCGGGAGGGGAGTTCGCCCGGCGCGTCGAGGAGGCGCTGCGGCTGCGCGGCCGGAGCGCTCTCGTCGTCGGGACCGAAGGCTTCCTGCGACCCGCGTCGCTGCGCCTGGAGTACGGGCGCGAGGACCCCGACTCGTACTACAGCGGCTGGTTCGACACGGGCGCCCTGTGGCGGGAGGTCTTCGGGCCGCTGGAGGCCGGGGGCAGCGGGCTCGTCCTGCCCGATCTGTGGGATCCGGCGACCGACCGGGCGACCCGCAGCCCGCGCGTCCGGCTCCCGCCCGGGGGAGTGCTGTTGCTGCACGGTCCCTTTCTGCTCGGCCACTGGTTCCCGTTCGACCTGACCGTCCACCTCCAGCTCTCGCCCGGTGCGCTGCGGAGGCGGACACCGGAGAGCGAACAGTGGACCCTGCCCGCGTTCCAGCGGTACGAGGACGAGGTGGGGCCCGCCGGGGCCGCCGATGTGCTGGTCCGTGTCGACGACCCGCGTCATCCCGCGTGGGGCGGGACGGGCTGA
- a CDS encoding amidohydrolase: MVDLVIDGCTALVHDDSGQIQFVQDAAVVVRGGVIDAVTSTREAASLEAVERIDGRGQLAMPGLINCHTHSPMVALRGIAEDMPVEEWFNDWIWPIESNLTDRVVELGARLACAEMIRGGVTTFADHYFSMDRVAAAVADSGLRANLGWAFFSSQGAEGRERSLDFALRMRGAADGRITTSLAPHAPYTVDDDDLAATAALARRHGLLVHLHAAENRAQTDNSLERYGRTPIGVLQRTGLLDVDVLIAHGTGITPKDLDVLREGTGRIGVASAPKGYLKFAWDTTPVRGLVAAGVAVGLATDGAASNNTLDVWESMALTALVQKSEENDPAWLTSRQALGHATLQSARAVGLGDEIGSLAPGRRADVILVDLSGPHTQPLHDVAAALVHSARSADVTTTVVDGRILMRDRRLLTLDVPEIVAELNAELPALTERRKGKRIQDYDG, encoded by the coding sequence ATGGTTGATCTTGTCATCGACGGGTGCACCGCCCTGGTGCACGACGACAGCGGGCAGATCCAGTTCGTGCAGGACGCCGCCGTCGTGGTGCGCGGGGGAGTGATCGACGCCGTCACCTCCACGCGCGAGGCAGCCTCGCTCGAGGCCGTGGAGCGGATCGACGGACGCGGGCAGCTGGCGATGCCCGGTCTGATCAACTGCCACACCCACTCGCCCATGGTCGCTCTGCGGGGGATCGCCGAGGACATGCCCGTCGAGGAGTGGTTCAACGACTGGATCTGGCCGATCGAGTCCAACCTCACCGACCGCGTCGTCGAACTCGGTGCGAGGCTGGCGTGCGCCGAGATGATCCGCGGCGGGGTGACCACCTTCGCCGATCACTACTTCTCGATGGACCGGGTCGCGGCCGCGGTGGCCGACAGCGGACTGCGGGCCAATCTCGGCTGGGCCTTCTTCTCCAGCCAGGGGGCCGAAGGACGCGAGCGCTCCCTGGATTTCGCGCTGCGGATGCGGGGCGCGGCGGACGGCCGGATCACCACCTCGCTCGCGCCGCACGCGCCGTACACCGTGGACGACGACGATCTTGCGGCCACCGCCGCCCTCGCGCGCCGGCACGGGCTGCTCGTCCACCTCCACGCCGCCGAGAACCGGGCACAGACCGACAACAGCCTGGAGCGGTACGGCCGCACGCCCATCGGTGTGCTCCAGCGCACGGGGCTGCTCGACGTGGACGTTCTCATCGCTCACGGGACCGGGATCACCCCGAAGGACCTGGACGTCCTGCGGGAGGGCACAGGACGCATCGGGGTCGCCAGCGCGCCGAAGGGGTACCTCAAGTTCGCATGGGACACCACGCCCGTCCGCGGTCTGGTGGCCGCCGGCGTCGCCGTCGGACTCGCGACGGACGGGGCCGCGTCGAACAACACCCTGGACGTGTGGGAGAGCATGGCGCTGACCGCCCTCGTGCAGAAGTCGGAGGAGAACGACCCCGCCTGGCTCACCTCCCGGCAGGCACTCGGCCACGCCACCTTGCAGAGCGCCCGGGCCGTCGGACTCGGAGACGAGATCGGGTCGCTGGCACCCGGTCGCCGGGCCGATGTGATCCTCGTGGACCTCAGCGGGCCGCACACCCAGCCGTTGCACGATGTGGCCGCGGCCCTGGTGCATTCCGCGCGCTCGGCCGACGTCACCACCACGGTCGTCGACGGCCGGATCCTCATGCGGGACCGCCGGCTGCTCACCCTCGACGTGCCGGAGATCGTCGCCGAACTGAACGCGGAACTGCCCGCGTTGACCGAGCGGCGGAAGGGCAAGCGGATCCAGGACTACGACGGCTGA